From Sander lucioperca isolate FBNREF2018 chromosome 14, SLUC_FBN_1.2, whole genome shotgun sequence, the proteins below share one genomic window:
- the gdf6b gene encoding growth/differentiation factor 6-B, producing the protein MDLYHFAFLCGALLFAWEIPCFHTLAIFPPAAPKSSKVSRIFDGQEASKYFKDFYAPPSIDRNNKATSKDSIEPHDYMLSIYKTFSTAERLGLNASFFRSSKAANTIASFVDSGQDDLPLSPLRRQQYLFDVSTLSKKAEVLGAELRIYTKVSGNFRISETEPVDIQLLSCHDRQLLDSKTLDLQDSQRPKWEVLDVWEIFKERQHLSQGKHFCLELRAMLDNPERELDLQLLGLHRHGRPQQKKAILVVFTRSKRRQTLFSERREGRALLGLERKAKERSPGAKASRRRRTAASKTRHGKRHGKKSKSRCSKKPLHVNFRDLGWDDWIIAPLDYEAYHCEGVCDFPLRSHLEPTNHAIIQTLMNSMNPSNMPPSCCAPSKLSPISILYIDSGNNVVYKQYEDMVVESCGCR; encoded by the exons ATGGATCTCTATCACTTTGCCTTTCTCTGCGGGGCTCTGCTGTTTGCTTGGGAAATCCCTTGTTTTCACACTCTTGCTATTTTTCCTCCAGCTGCCCCGAAGAGCAGCAAGGTGTCAAGGATTTTTGATGGACAAGAAGCTTCTAAGTATTTCAAGGATTTTTACGCGCCGCCATCTATCGACAGAAACAATAAAGCAACATCTAAAGACTCAATTGAGCCTCATGACTACATGCTGTCTATTTACAAGACCTTCTCCACGGCAGAAAGACTGGGACTCAACGCCAGTTTCTTTCGGTCTTCTAAAGCTGCAAACACTATTGCAAGTTTTGTGGACAGTGGACAAG ATGACCTCCCACTCTCTCCTCTGAGGAGACAGCAGTATCTGTTCGACGTCTCAACGCTCTCCAAAAAGGCGGAGGTGCTGGGAGCCGAGCTCAGGATATACACCAAAGTGTCTGGGAATTTCAGGATATCAGAAACAGAGCCCGTCGACATCCAGCTCCTCTCCTGCCACGACCGGCAGCTGCTTGACTCCAAAACACTGGACTTGCAGGATTCCCAAAGGCCAAAGTGGGAGGTGTTGGACGTGTGGGAAATATTCAAAGAGAGGCAGCACCTGAGCCAGGGGAAGCACTTCTGCCTGGAGCTCAGGGCCATGCTGGACAACCCAGAAAGGGAGCTGGACCTGCAGCTTCTGGGCTTGCACAGGCACGGCAGGCCTCAGCAGAAGAAAGCCATCTTAGTGGTGTTCAccaggtctaagaggaggcagACCCTCTTcagtgagaggagagaggggagagcgtTGCTGGGTCTGGAGAGGAAGGCCAAAGAGAGAAGCCCTGGCGCCAAAGCCAGCAGGAGAAGGAGGACGGCTGCGTCGAAAACCCGCCACGGGAAGAGACACGGCAAGAAGTCCAAATCCAGGTGCAGCAAGAAGCCGCTGCACGTCAACTTCAGAGACCTGGGCTGGGACGACTGGATCATCGCCCCGCTGGATTATGAAGCGTACCACTGCGAGGGGGTGTGTGACTTCCCCCTGCGCTCCCACCTGGAGCCCACCAACCACGCCATCATCCAGACTCTGATGAATTCAATGAACCCCAGCAACATGCCGCCCAGCTGCTGCGCCCCATCCAAACTCAGCCCCATCAGCATCCTCTACATCGACTCAGGAAACAATGTGGTCTACAAACAGTACGAGGACATGGTGGTTGAGTCTTGTGGCTGTAGGTAG